One genomic region from Gossypium hirsutum isolate 1008001.06 chromosome D13, Gossypium_hirsutum_v2.1, whole genome shotgun sequence encodes:
- the LOC107918958 gene encoding uncharacterized protein, giving the protein MGLLRGVKTVFFLIAMAISFILFSAPVFLVIADTLLLSALLSSSLSLKTLSTHFNNYSFQYSLIDIPIISIIRSAIIICVYGFCDGPRLSRGPYLGITAICSVSSLVFVSLKASFVFGSGVTQKGHVITSVETALFVCSMVMGVAHIIVAYRTSCRERRKLLVYKIDIEAISACKSGFSRYEKILQDERVKLHLNLR; this is encoded by the exons atggggTTATTAAGAGGTGTTAAAACAGTGTTTTTCTTGATAGCAATGgcgatttcttttattttattttcagcacCAGTTTTTCTTGTTATTGCTGATACACTTTTGCTTTCTGCTTTATTGTCATCTTCTTTATCACTCAAAACCCTATCTacccattttaataactatagtTTTCAATATTCACTTATAGATATTCCCATCATATCTATAATCAGATCGGCTATCATAATCT GTGTTTATGGTTTTTGTGATGGACCAAGGCTTTCAAGGGGACCTTACCTTGGGATCACAGCGATTTGTTCGGTTTCGTCTTTGGTTTTCGTTTCGTTGAAAGCTTCGTTCGTGTTCGGTTCGGGTGTTACTCAAAAAGGACATGTTATTACATCCGTGGAAACTGCCCTTTTTGTTTGTTCAATGGTGATGGGGGTTGCTCATATAATTGTGGCATATAGAACAAGTTGTAGAGAAAGAAGGAAACTATTGGTTTACAAGATTGACATTGAAGCt ATTTCAGCTTGTAAGAGTGGGTTTTCAAGATACGAGAAGATTCTACAAGACGAAAGAGTGAAGCTTCATTTGAATTTACGATGA